In Vigna unguiculata cultivar IT97K-499-35 chromosome 3, ASM411807v1, whole genome shotgun sequence, a single genomic region encodes these proteins:
- the LOC114177023 gene encoding glucan endo-1,3-beta-glucosidase 14-like isoform X1, whose product MAAFFPRMAIRYMFLTLFFSADIGFFGRVASFGINYGQVANNLPSPDKVLELFSNLKVTKTRIYDTNPEILSAFSKSNVEVIVTVENEMLIQLNDPQQALQWVNGHIKPYLPNTKITGIQVGNELFTNGDTTFIQYLVPAVVNIHNALVRLGIDSNIHVSTPSSLEVLQESYPPSAGSFKSEISGVMSQFLSFLSTTKAPFWINAYPYFAYKDDPNRIPLDYVLFNPNEGMVDPNTNLHYDNMLYAQVDAVTFAIARLNFSGIEVRVSETGWPSKGDPNEVGATLQNAQTYNRNLLRRQMANEGTPLSPRMRLEAYFFALFNEDMKTGATSERNYGLFQPDETMTYNVGLSAFAASSTSSTSISLTSSATNTKQAGSKEFQSLFFWVFVCLLTSALCGFV is encoded by the exons ATGGCAGCATTTTTCCCAAGAATGGCGATCAGATATATGTTTCTGACATTGTTTTTCTCTGCAG ATATTGGATTTTTTGGACGTGTTGCATCATTTGGAATCAACTATGGCCAAGTGGCTAACAATTTGCCGTCACCCGACAAAGTTCTTGAACTCTTCAGCAACCTTAAAGTCACAAAAACAAGAATTTATGACACGAATCCAGAGATTTTGAGtgctttttctaaatcaaaCGTTGAGGTCATTGTGACAGTAGAAAATGAAATGCTAATCCAGTTAAATGACCCCCAACAAGCCCTTCAATGGGTGAATGGCCATATCAAACCGTACCTTCCAAACACAAAGATCACAGGGATTCAAGTAGGGAATGAGTTATTCACTAATGGTGACACCACTTTTATTCAGTATCTAGTTCCTGCAGTGGTTAACATTCACAATGCTCTAGTTCGGCTAGGCATAGACTCTAACATCCACGTTTCAACACCAAGTTCCTTAGAAGTACTTCAGGAATCTTACCCTCCTTCAGCTGGAAGTTTCAAAAGTGAGATCTCTGGGGTAATGTCCCAGTTTTTGAGCTTCTTGTCCACCACTAAGGCACCCTTTTGGATAAATGCTTATCCTTACTTTGCTTACAAGGATGACCCTAATAGGATTCCATTGGACTATGTATTATTTAATCCTAATGAAGGAATGGTTGACCCCAACACCAACCTACACTATGATAACATGCTTTATGCTCAGGTAGATGCAGTCACATTTGCCATTGCTAGATTGAACTTTAGTGGGATTGAGGTAAGGGTCTCTGAGACTGGTTGGCCTTCCAAAGGAGACCCTAATGAGGTTGGTGCCACACTGCAGAATGCTCAGACTTATAACAGGAATTTGCTGAGAAGGCAAATGGCAAATGAAGGAACACCTCTGAGTCCAAGAATGAGGTTGGAAGCATACTTTTTTGCTTTGTTTAATGAAGACATGAAGACAGGAGCAACCTCAGAAAGGAACTATGGCCTGTTTCAGCCTGATGAAACCATGACTTACAATGTAGGGTTGTCTGCTTTTGCAGCCTCATCCACTTCATCCACTTCAATTTCTCTTACCTCCTCTGCAACTAACACAAAG CAGGCAGGATCAAAGGAATTTCAAAGCTTGTTCTTCTGGGTGTTTGTGTGTTTGCTGACTTCAGCCCTTTGTGGCTTTGTTTGA
- the LOC114177023 gene encoding glucan endo-1,3-beta-glucosidase 14-like isoform X3, whose product MAAFFPRMAIRYMFLTLFFSADIGFFGRVASFGINYGQVANNLPSPDKVLELFSNLKVTKTRIYDTNPEILSAFSKSNVEVIVTVENEMLIQLNDPQQALQWVNGHIKPYLPNTKITGIQVGNELFTNGDTTFIQYLVPAVVNIHNALVRLGIDSNIHVSTPSSLEVLQESYPPSAGSFKSEISGVMSQFLSFLSTTKAPFWINAYPYFAYKDDPNRIPLDYVLFNPNEGMVDPNTNLHYDNMLYAQVDAVTFAIARLNFSGIEVRVSETGWPSKGDPNEVGATLQNAQTYNRNLLRRQMANEGTPLSPRMRLEAYFFALFNEDMKTGATSERNYGLFQPDETMTYNVGLSAFAASSTSSTSISLTSSATNTKKSGATHTLS is encoded by the exons ATGGCAGCATTTTTCCCAAGAATGGCGATCAGATATATGTTTCTGACATTGTTTTTCTCTGCAG ATATTGGATTTTTTGGACGTGTTGCATCATTTGGAATCAACTATGGCCAAGTGGCTAACAATTTGCCGTCACCCGACAAAGTTCTTGAACTCTTCAGCAACCTTAAAGTCACAAAAACAAGAATTTATGACACGAATCCAGAGATTTTGAGtgctttttctaaatcaaaCGTTGAGGTCATTGTGACAGTAGAAAATGAAATGCTAATCCAGTTAAATGACCCCCAACAAGCCCTTCAATGGGTGAATGGCCATATCAAACCGTACCTTCCAAACACAAAGATCACAGGGATTCAAGTAGGGAATGAGTTATTCACTAATGGTGACACCACTTTTATTCAGTATCTAGTTCCTGCAGTGGTTAACATTCACAATGCTCTAGTTCGGCTAGGCATAGACTCTAACATCCACGTTTCAACACCAAGTTCCTTAGAAGTACTTCAGGAATCTTACCCTCCTTCAGCTGGAAGTTTCAAAAGTGAGATCTCTGGGGTAATGTCCCAGTTTTTGAGCTTCTTGTCCACCACTAAGGCACCCTTTTGGATAAATGCTTATCCTTACTTTGCTTACAAGGATGACCCTAATAGGATTCCATTGGACTATGTATTATTTAATCCTAATGAAGGAATGGTTGACCCCAACACCAACCTACACTATGATAACATGCTTTATGCTCAGGTAGATGCAGTCACATTTGCCATTGCTAGATTGAACTTTAGTGGGATTGAGGTAAGGGTCTCTGAGACTGGTTGGCCTTCCAAAGGAGACCCTAATGAGGTTGGTGCCACACTGCAGAATGCTCAGACTTATAACAGGAATTTGCTGAGAAGGCAAATGGCAAATGAAGGAACACCTCTGAGTCCAAGAATGAGGTTGGAAGCATACTTTTTTGCTTTGTTTAATGAAGACATGAAGACAGGAGCAACCTCAGAAAGGAACTATGGCCTGTTTCAGCCTGATGAAACCATGACTTACAATGTAGGGTTGTCTGCTTTTGCAGCCTCATCCACTTCATCCACTTCAATTTCTCTTACCTCCTCTGCAACTAACACAAAG AAATCAGGAGCAACACACACACTTTCTTAA
- the LOC114177023 gene encoding glucan endo-1,3-beta-glucosidase 14-like isoform X2, giving the protein MAAFFPRMAIRYMFLTLFFSADIGFFGRVASFGINYGQVANNLPSPDKVLELFSNLKVTKTRIYDTNPEILSAFSKSNVEVIVTVENEMLIQLNDPQQALQWVNGHIKPYLPNTKITGIQVGNELFTNGDTTFIQYLVPAVVNIHNALVRLGIDSNIHVSTPSSLEVLQESYPPSAGSFKSEISGVMSQFLSFLSTTKAPFWINAYPYFAYKDDPNRIPLDYVLFNPNEGMVDPNTNLHYDNMLYAQVDAVTFAIARLNFSGIEVRVSETGWPSKGDPNEVGATLQNAQTYNRNLLRRQMANEGTPLSPRMRLEAYFFALFNEDMKTGATSERNYGLFQPDETMTYNVGLSAFAASSTSSTSISLTSSATNTKAGSKEFQSLFFWVFVCLLTSALCGFV; this is encoded by the exons ATGGCAGCATTTTTCCCAAGAATGGCGATCAGATATATGTTTCTGACATTGTTTTTCTCTGCAG ATATTGGATTTTTTGGACGTGTTGCATCATTTGGAATCAACTATGGCCAAGTGGCTAACAATTTGCCGTCACCCGACAAAGTTCTTGAACTCTTCAGCAACCTTAAAGTCACAAAAACAAGAATTTATGACACGAATCCAGAGATTTTGAGtgctttttctaaatcaaaCGTTGAGGTCATTGTGACAGTAGAAAATGAAATGCTAATCCAGTTAAATGACCCCCAACAAGCCCTTCAATGGGTGAATGGCCATATCAAACCGTACCTTCCAAACACAAAGATCACAGGGATTCAAGTAGGGAATGAGTTATTCACTAATGGTGACACCACTTTTATTCAGTATCTAGTTCCTGCAGTGGTTAACATTCACAATGCTCTAGTTCGGCTAGGCATAGACTCTAACATCCACGTTTCAACACCAAGTTCCTTAGAAGTACTTCAGGAATCTTACCCTCCTTCAGCTGGAAGTTTCAAAAGTGAGATCTCTGGGGTAATGTCCCAGTTTTTGAGCTTCTTGTCCACCACTAAGGCACCCTTTTGGATAAATGCTTATCCTTACTTTGCTTACAAGGATGACCCTAATAGGATTCCATTGGACTATGTATTATTTAATCCTAATGAAGGAATGGTTGACCCCAACACCAACCTACACTATGATAACATGCTTTATGCTCAGGTAGATGCAGTCACATTTGCCATTGCTAGATTGAACTTTAGTGGGATTGAGGTAAGGGTCTCTGAGACTGGTTGGCCTTCCAAAGGAGACCCTAATGAGGTTGGTGCCACACTGCAGAATGCTCAGACTTATAACAGGAATTTGCTGAGAAGGCAAATGGCAAATGAAGGAACACCTCTGAGTCCAAGAATGAGGTTGGAAGCATACTTTTTTGCTTTGTTTAATGAAGACATGAAGACAGGAGCAACCTCAGAAAGGAACTATGGCCTGTTTCAGCCTGATGAAACCATGACTTACAATGTAGGGTTGTCTGCTTTTGCAGCCTCATCCACTTCATCCACTTCAATTTCTCTTACCTCCTCTGCAACTAACACAAAG GCAGGATCAAAGGAATTTCAAAGCTTGTTCTTCTGGGTGTTTGTGTGTTTGCTGACTTCAGCCCTTTGTGGCTTTGTTTGA